CCAACTGGAGGTGAAACTAATCGTTGAAGAGCAGCTACGACTGAGGAacgagcaggaggaggaagaaaggatgaggaggatagaggaggaacagagggagatggaggagaggagaaaggaggcagCAAAGGGACTCAAACGCTTTAGTGAAAGGGTACGAGTCACAGAGAGGCACAACTACTTGTTTTGGAGTGGGCTAATGTTGGTACCGCTAAGCTTGTCTCTGCCTTTCTGCAGGATCTTCACAAGGTGGAGGCAAAACTTCAGGAAAAGCAGCTgagggaaaaagaggaagaggaaaggcAGAGGAGAATCGCTGCTAAGCTGAAGGAGAGGGTAAGTGTTGTACAGCGAATGAATCGGTCACATACCATCAGGCAATCTCTGCTGATGCTTATTTGTTCTTAATTCAGGTGGACACTCACATCAGCAGAGACCCCTCCAGGCTAACTCGTCCCACTAAGGGATGGGACGAGAGAATGAAACACATTGGACCGTCAGGAGGAGGGCCTATGTTACAGATGTTTCACAGGTCTGATTGCCCTTGATTTTTACAGTAGCTAATTCAAGTTTGTATTAAGTAATGATGAGCGATTGCTTGCTGAATCACTGAAattactgttgttttgttgcagagCTGTGCCCACTTGGAGACAAGGCCTGTGAGGAGCAGCGATGGACAGTCCTGAAATGCATTCAATgcaatattctgtttttatagaCATTAGATTTTATTGAAAATGTATGCACCTCAATCAAATTGTGCCTTTATTTgaatctttattttatctttattgaATTTTCAATAAAATCTTGTAATTATAGTTTGTCTATGGTGGtttatttttgctctgtttAAACGGTGGAGTTATTAGTCCGGTCTGACAGCCAGTCACGGTCAGATCACATCATATTCAGATTTCATGTCCACGGGtcatgtttttataatatattccTGCTAGGGTTGTaggatctatctatctatctatctatctatctatctatctatctatctatctatctatctatctatctatctatctatctatctatctatcttcatGCAGGTTTAATGTATTCCATACAAGTTCTTCTTtgttaaaaacaatgaaaataaaatttttaGCAGCAGACAAAGGGGTGTGAAAGGAGTgtccctcaggtataaatatctaGGTGTCCCCATATTCTGggtcttttcttcatctttgaccacTCGCTGTTAaattgaccttttctttgcaaagaaaataaaaccttgtcggccggcagaagtctctatttcattagattagattagattagattagatatactttattcatttcaccacggggaaatttacttgttacagcagcagaggaaatctatctatctattgtcACAGAAGAGTAATTCAtgtaactttttattgtttttcatctttaaaatgtaagtattggccctctttaaaaagaagtttggacacccctgcccTAAAGTCATACAGTGTAGCGCTGtagcgtgcgtgtgtgtgtgtgtgtgtgtgtgtgtgtgtgtgtgtgtgtgtgtgcttttattttgaaaaccaggCGAACAGGAAAAGATTCCTCATAGGTGCGGATGCAAAGATGGCGGAAGAGGAGAGCCAGTTTGAAGAATTTGAGCAAATAGACTTTTTAAGAGATAGACATGTACGCTTCTTCCAGAGAACACTTCAGGTGTTACCCGAGAGGTACGCCTCGCTGGAAACAACCAGGTACGAGAACCGGAGCGAAACATTTTGCTCTGATTTGGGTGTTTTGTTGAGGAACTAGCATCCGGGCTAACCGTTTTGAATGGAGCCTGATGCTACTTAGCTTAGCACAGCGTCCTTGCTGATCTCAGTGAAGTTGTGGTGGTTTTGGCTGcagtaaaacaggaaactgagcTCTGCCCTCACGTTTCCCGGGCACCACACCCTCCGTGAAACGTGTCTGTCGACGTTTATTAGTTTGTATTAGAGGAACAAAGCTCTAAACTTCATGTAAAACTTGGTTTGTTGACTTAAACATCTCCACTTGGATGGAGAACAAACAGCTGGTTTATCTAATTGAGTTGTTTACATTGCCTCTGATTTGTTGAGCATCTTCTGCCCATGCCATTACTGCAGCTCATGTGTGCATCAGTATTAAATCAGTAATAATTAATGACCATTGCTTGCTGCCTTTCTTTCCAGGTTAACCATCATTTTCTTTGCCTTGTCTGGTCTGGATGTGCTCGACGCTCTGGATGTGATTGATAGAAATTTAATGATAGAGTGGATCTACTCACTACAGGTTTTGCCCACAGAGGACCGTAAGTGTCACATCttctcactttttatttatttatttatttatttatttatttatttatttatttattaacagtaTCCAGTCTCATCCTCCATTGCTCGGCTCTGAACATCTATACAGTAGGGACAAATACCtggatgaaatgttgaaatgatgaATGTTAGGTAGGTGAGGTAGGTCCAATGAGGAAGCAGAGTTCATGTTAAAGGAATATTTATTATACAATTTTATACAAATACACCTGTTGGCTCATTtctatgtgtgtttaatgttatGTGTAGATTTctttcatgtactgtatgctgCAGTGTCACATCGCACCTTGACGACCTGTTGACCTTTAACCACAAGTGAATATTCAATATGAAAACACNNNNNNNNNNATTCTTTTAGTGTTAGTATTGGCCCTCTTtgaaagaagtttggacaccctgCCCTAAAGTCATACACGTGTAGCGctgtagcgtgtgtgtgtgtgtgtgtgtgtgtgcttttatttgaaaACCAGGCGAACAGGAAAAGATTCCTCATAGGTGCGGATGCAAAGATGGCGGAAGAGGAGAGCCAGTTTGAAGAATTTGAGCAATAGACTTTTTAAGAGATAGACATACGCTTCTTCCAGAGACACTTCAGGTGTGTTACCCGAGAGGTACGCCTCGCTGGGAACAACCAGGTACGAGAACCGGAGCGCACTTTTGCTCTGATTTGGGTGTTTTGTTGAGGAACTAGCATCCGGCTAACCGTTTTGAATGGAGCCTGATGCTACTTAGCTTAGCACAGCGTCCTTGCTGATCTCAGTGAAGTTGTGGTGGTTTTGCTGCAGTAAAACAGGAAAACTAGCTCTGCCCTCACGTTTCCCGGGCACCACACCCTCTGTGAAACGTGTCTGTCGACGTTTTTAGTTCGTTTAGAGGAACAAGCTTAAACTTCATGTAAACTTGGTTTGTTGACTTAAACATCTCCACTTGGATGGAGAACAAACAGCTAGTTTATCTAATTGAGTTGTTTACATTGCCTCTGATTTGTTGACATCTTCTGCCCATGCCATTACTGCAGCTCATGTGTGCATCAGTATTAAATCAGTAATAATTAATGCATTGCTTGCTGCCTTTCTTTCCAGGTTAACCATCATATTCTTGCCTTGTCTGGTCTGGATGTGCTCGACGCTCTGGATGTGATTGATAGAAATTTATGATAGAGGGATCTACTCACTACAGGTTTTGCCCACAGGACCGTAAGTGTCACatctttcacttttatttatttattatttatttattacacctGACTGTGACAAGGCTGAGTTTGAATAGTGAATTATCAACAAGTAATAATTGCCATAAGAATCacctaattaaaaaaaaaaaggtttggacaTGTGTGTAATAATCAACTAAGCttacaacatatatatattattattattcttatttttattattattattattattatacaagtGTACAGATCAGTCTCGCTAGAGCAAGGTGACAGCCACCAGAGCAATTTTTCTTAAATATGAAGGTGGCGGGTAGATTTCAGACACaagatattttatattatatttattaatattattatattatattatatttatatatatatatataggatttattattgtgtgtctgctgtatTTGATCATTTATCACTGACGGGtagaagttttaaaatgttaatttccGATCCTGTGTGTAACTATAACTGTTTTAACTGAGCAGAGCTGTCAGAGCCTCACAGGAGCTGTTGAATAAAGTAACATGTCAAGGCATATCTTGGAAGTTTTCTGACACCACGGACAGGGAGCTCCATTATTATTTGAACTTTTaagaaaaggtggaagaaagaAGCAGTCCATGAGGAAAATACTTTGAACAGTTGAGACTACTGGCACAGAGGCTGGCTTAGGAAATGTTCAGGACTAAAGCTCGTTACTGCTGTAACAGGCGCACATTGTGCAAACGTGCAAAGTTTCTCATTTCCAGAGCAGGGTTTAAAGACGGTGGGGTGTGAATGGTAAAGGAAAGCATAACTAATTAAGAGGTTTTGTGTTCAGACAACAGAAGCTGAAATACTTACGTATATATTTCAGCTAAATTATAATGTAGTCCtgtattatattaatgtttggGATGGAGCGAGGGCGATGAGGTATAGTTACTTGCAGTACGAGAGCATTACACCTCAGGAAAATGTCATCGAGTTTGACTGTTTCGCTTCAGAGGTGACAAACTTCAAAGTCTGTGAAATTGCTTAATGCTGTTTGGATTTTGAAACAGGGATTGGCCTCCAGGTGTTCTATCCTCACCTAACCTGTTCATCAGGGAAAGTTGGACTCTGAATATTtaatcacttgttttttttttctcctctctctaacAAGCCACTCTGTGCCATCTGTTTAGATGCCCAGTTAGTTAATTATTCAAGACATCAACAGAAATCATGTCGGGATAGCCGTGCTTGATTGCTCTCATTTTTGCTGCCGCCATATGTTTGGTGTCTGGCTCGTTTCTTGTCATTAGATGCGAAAACATCGAGAGGCACGTAAAAGATTTCCTAATGTATCATCAGTATGGAggtatgttttatgtttgaagCTGTTCAGACTTCTAATAGTTGTTGATGGGCGCGTTGTTGCTGTCCAGTTGAGCACAGGTGTGTTTGAATTAATCTGTATATTATGTCGAGTTAATCTACgtaaagtgtgtgtctgcgtctGTGCCGGGAGACACCTGTCCCCGATGATTACTGTTTACAGCTTTTATATGctgaaaaaacatgaatattgcAGCCTTCTTTTGAATACTAATGTTTGAAAGTACAATCTTAATAAGTGAGCGTAACACTTCCTATCATGTAGTGTAACATGATCAATGCCTGCCAGTCAGAAATGGCGATATGAGGTTTGTCACATGTAAAACATACTGTGTGGTTTGATTAATCTCTGAAGCGCGTATGAGGACATTGTGTTCGCTGGGCACTGCAgtatgtaatgtttttatatttatatttatacgaccagtagatggcagcagtacactttcttttattttttttaggtagTTGGGCATCTTTGCGGCACCTTGCAGAAGGTCAATACAAAGCATGAAACTGAAGTTTGAGACAGTAAATCAGTCGTGCTTTCTTGCTCCAGTGTCTCTTGATGTTTGCCAGTACACAATGCTGAAtatttcctccacctccacctgacctcaccttgtttttctctcttccagaATCAAACCTAAGTCGTTGTGGGTTTCGAGGATCGTCACATATTGGAGTTCCTTACAGCACTCAGGTACTGCCCCTCCTCACACCAACAAACTAAACGGCATGTCTTGTATGTAAAGTGTAAAGCGTCCCCTCCCTGTGTGTTCCTATATATTTTGAGTATTCACTGCTgtggtttcatgttttctctcttttctaatCCTTCTAAAAATATTTGGATTTGAAGCCACTTCAATCATCCTACCAAGCCGTCACATCAGGGGGTCTGGACCATTCCCAGCTTTATTAGACTCATTTCAGCAGCTGTAATATTACTTCTCTATCCCCATGGagacatttttaatgtaatggCATTGCCATCCTGAGTTAGCTCTCCAAAAAAAGTCTATTTCGCTGTCTGTCTGGCCTTCTTATTGCTTTTAAATCACTTCCTTTTCTCCAGATGCTGCTGTAATCTCttgttcttttgtctttccAATACCGTCATATGAATATTATCTCATTTATACTCCCATCAGGGTCCAGGTGTACTCCATCCGTATGACAGTGGCCATGTAGCCATGACCTACACTGGGCTGTGCTCGCTGCTAATTCTGGGAGACGACCTGAGCCGGGTTAACAAACAGGCCTGTCTGGCTGGTCTCAGAGCACTGCAGCTGGAAGACGGCAggtcagcacacacacgcacacatctgGGCTTTGAACTAAGGATATTagaattttaaactttgatacaatgaaagtattaaaaaaacatacatacaaaaaaactcacaaaataTGATGATAAAACCACTGAACCAGTTtcagtgtttcccacagaaCAACTGAATCTCATGAACTATTCTTTGGTCATCTtgcttttccttctcttttccccacacacatatacacctaCACTTCTTACTGCACGTATGCCTGCTGTGCTGTGTCTGCGTTACACGTTCAACATTGTACCGGATAACGTTCTGCGTGCCTCTGCATTAGTGTGGTGTGATTGTCAGTAGACTAAATGGGAGAGCGATGCGGAGATTGTCAGCTAAGTTAATCGATCGAAGATGGCGGTATTCTAGCAGCTGCCATAATGTGAACCGACATGAACTCTGAAATTCAGAATATAGACACGCTGCTAATCTTCTGCTGTTTGCATAACTCTCTTTTGTTTGTGGCTTTCTTTCTGTGCCTGTTTGTCATCTTCCTTCCAGTTTCTACGCAGTCCCAGAAGGAAGCGAAAATGATATACGGTTTATCTACTGCGCAGCCAGTATCTGTTACATGCTGGACGACTGGTCAGGCATGGACATCCAGAAAGCCATTGAGTACATCAGAGGAAGTTTGGTGAGTAGATGTTAAAATGTAGACTGGATGCGTTAGGCGGTGGGGAGAATATGAAGTTTTGCTGCATGCctaatgaatgaaaacaatgatCGCTATATTCCAGGCTAACAGGACCGTCTGCGTCTGCACCATTCAAAGCAGTGCCTCTACACTTGAATGGAGAGAATAGGCCACCCACCTTCAGTAGGTGGCACTCTGCCTAGAAATACTTCATCTATAATAAATGGGGgtgggaggggtggagggattGAGCGGTGCATTGTAGTCTTAAAGCTGtagcagagattttttttccaccctaCCAGCAGGAAGACGACATGTTCCAAGTTTATGATGTGGCACTTGAGTGATATTTTTGTAAGATTGTTGACTGATGTTTAACTCAACCCATACTTTAGCCTCAGTGTATGTTTTTCCATCACATGTGGGTAAGATGCATCAAAAACCCGGTCTGTGTGAGGTATTGTCTCTTGTACAACTCAAAGGTTCCCAGAGCTGAGGGATAGACGGTcgcattcatttaaaaaacttaAGCTTATTTTAAGTTTGACATTTAACACAGGagtgttttattacagtttcTTTATGGTGCGCAGGGTGTGTATGGCTCTCtatttctccttcacacactcGAGAGAGAGGGAAAGCTGTTAATTAGTTAACAGATAACTGTGAATCATGTCTAAAAAGTATATTTATCCACTGGCCACATGCTGGTGGGTGGATTCCAAAAATGTCTTTGGCAGTGCAAGTTAGTTGTTGGTGAATGTAAGTATACAGAAAGCACCGGATGATAGTTGGTTTTGTGTGGAAGAGCTCTGGAACAGTAGACAAGTTTACCAGCCACACTGCCGGTTCACATTCACATTTCCTGTGGCGCCAGGTGTCCATTTACCAACCTTATTGTTACAGTCTGATCAGAGCAGACACATAAGCAGACAAGGACTCAGCCCTGTTTTTCCCAAGTGACAGCCATCTGTTGCTGCACTGCTCGCGATTCTCATCAAATTGCTCCAAAACTTAATACGGTTGTACCGAAACAAAAGCTGAACTTTTgccattttccttttcttcccgTGAGCAGAAATAACCAGGTGTCCATGTGTAGTCTCAAAACATGAGAGCACGCTCATTTGTAGCTGCTCTGTTCCACTGAAAAAGTTAGTTGGTTCATAAAGGCTTTTTTTCGTtgttattaaatgaaaaattgaTACTCAAAGTTTTAGAAAACTGTCTAAAAGATAACACTTATGTGTGATGTACATACTGTAGCTCGATAACTAATAAAAATTAGATTGGACTTAgactttatatatttaaagaagtgcttttctctgctcctcaggGCACAAAGCTCTCAGTGAATGTTCTTGTATCCATCACGAGATATTAAACTTTGATTGCAACACAGCAAAATacaagaaagaaggaagaatgtattaaaaaaatatatagaagtTAGCAAGTCCGTCGATGATGCATTCAGTCATGACTTGATCAGTACGTGGGAAACCTCGAGACTCATTTTGAGAATGACACATCACAGCCTGTAAAGTCAGTTAAAcagctggtttgtgtttgtttgtggtgacATCTTTACAttcactcactgtgtttttaaaagatgctTTCAGTATGAATATTCATGTAATAAATGTATGCCGTTCAGCCCCTTCTGACTCTTCCATTAGCCTTTCTCGCTGGATGAAGTATTGTTTGTAATTGAACGGCGTGTTCTTTGTTCTCTACACAGTCGTACGACAACGGGTTTGGCCAGGGAGCTGGGCGAGAGTCACATGGTGAGTATGATCATCTCCTGATGGTTTAAACTCGGATATAAGAAatgtgagaggtgtgtgtgtgtggcggtaAAGATATACACGCTTGGCAGCCCAGATTTAAAAAGTCTGATTTATGAAtatcattttaaagtcaaaagGTTAATATCAGATAAAATCTTGTTGGCGTTATCGTTGGCGGTGTGGTTGTAGAAGGCATGAAGTGGCTGACGGGAGTAACTGGTTTAAAAGATTAGCCATTAAAATCTCTGTGGATACACTGTCCTCATTAATCCCCCACTCAGTTAAATTAAACCTTATTATTCCGACACAAAagcttcctcccacacacacacacacacacatttcaaagctCTACTTGGAACATAACCACAGTTATCTTTATGACACGGTATAGGTTGCATTTCTTCCTAACTTCACGACAGACTTTGAATGGATGAATTAAAACAGCTTGAAGGGGCAGATCCTGGTAATTCTTGGTAGTTTCCCTCCTTGTGATAAATTCATCGTCTGTGATTACAGGCTTCATTGAGACTTGGCTCTCTTCTGCAAGCCAGCCAGCTCTCTGTCTGAGGGCTGATTACACATCAGCAGAGATATACACTAGATGCCCATTACCCATCCACccttgaagtgtgtgtgtttgttcagcgCCAAGACCTCCCACACTGTGTGCAAAGACTCTGACACTGTTTTTTGTAGATAATTGAGCTTGAGCCCCCGTGTAGTTTCATACGTGAAACATTGAGTTACAGAAGCTGTGTGCCCGGTGAAAGAAATGaactttctctctgtttatatATTCAGTGTGGTTGGctttttatctctctgtttcctcactGTGTTTGCTTCTTCTTTAGGCTATGTAGTCGTCTTGTCTGAAGACAGAGTGCTTATTTCTATATTGAATACTAAAAACATCCCAATTGTTGGTCTCCATAAATAATGTACTGTGGCCCATGAAGAAAAATACTTGTGTTCAAGTTTGAATAATATGTATCATGATAGAAAAGCGTGTCAAAAAGCTGCtatttaattcaaatgtatttaaattttgTCTTTCCACAACCTgctgtgtggttttgtttttttcaccacaATTGTGTTTGATACAGatccatatttatatttatcccCTCTGATTCTCCTGTGCCTCCAGCAGATAGCGAGCTAGATGTAGCTGATTGGAGGCGAGTGTAACAAGTCGGCAGATTTACACCCATGACCCGCACACTTCACCCCCGCCtcgtcttttgtctttttctctcgccctcacatatgaaaacacagataAGAAGCCGATGATGGTGGTAATGGTCAGGGCTGAGTTAAAGGCACAGTGATAACAGAAGCAGCTGACGGTTTGGTTGTAGAAGTTGATGGATAGCTGCTGCTTGTGGCTTCACTGATAACAGCCTGTCATCAATGGACACTCGTGGATGGATGACTGTATCTGTAAAGACGCTCTGCTTTCAGTCCCTGCCTGGTGCATCTTTTTCACCAGCCTGTATTTCTGTATATTCATGCGTAACATAAGCTCGCTCCACGTTGTGTTAACGTCTAAGAAAAGGTGGAAAGCGAGAGTAGCAGCATGCTAATTAAACCTTTGGCAACAAAAAGgctcacatgcagacacacccTCTGTTTTGACTGCGGTGCCCTGTAATCATCTAGTtgacataaaacatgttggGGTGAACCACTGCACTGTCAGAAATCAGTCTCCTTTTTAATTGGGTTAATTTGTCCTCCAAATTGTTGATACCGACTGTATATGTGTCACAAACCTGCTCGTCCGTGTGTCCAGGTGGCTGGACGTACTGCGCAATAGCCTCCCTGTGTCTGATGGGGCGACTGGAGGAGGCACTGAGTCAACGGGAGCTGGACAGGATCCGGCGCTGGTGTATCATGAGACAGCAGAACGGTTTCCACGGGCGGCCCAACAAACCTGTAGACACATGCTACTCCTTTTGGGTTGGAGCTACACTAGAGGTACAGACTGGTGTAACAGACATACACACTCCTGcatgcattaacatgttggGTGCATATAAGTGTTTTACCTCAGATTCTCTGCAGTAATTTGGGGTAATGGGGTAAGAGGAAAGAGGCCCAGTGTGCACTAACATGGGGAATTTTTTAAATAGCACTGTGAATACTCGCACTTGTCTTAACAGCTGACTTAATCCcctgtactcacacacacacacacaagccaaaaAACTTGCGAGCTCAGCTGCAAACAGCCAAGAGTAATGAGCCAAGAAAGCACACACAGGCAACTACAATACAAGAAAACTGAATTTCTGGGTCAAAAGTGAGCCACAGGGACAAATGTGTACACTCAgataaaatatttgtatatgGCAAAGGTGCAGTATGGGAAATGTTAGGTGTTGATGTTTTCTCTTACAGCTGCATCTGTAAGAAGATGaataatatgcaataaaaaggTTGCATTGACCTACCTTTGGAAATAAATGCAATAATATGTGCATTATCTAACtcccacaaacaaaacatgcccagaaaatatattttaaactgtaaaaaaaaaaaaaacaacaacaacttttacAACTCTGCTATCTCTCTCTTGTCCCAGCTGTTAGAAGTTTTCCAGTATACGAACTTCGACAAGAACAGGAGCTTCATCCTTTCCACGCAGGATCGGCTGGTGGGAGGATTTGCCAAGTGGCCCGACAGCCATCCAGGTAAATGATTTGACTTTTAGAGGTGGCTATTACGGGAACATCTTGCGTTCACAGTCATCAGATAGAgtgcaaatgaaagaaacacGACCAGAAAACCAATTATAGAGTACTGCCATGGTTGTTTATATGGGTCTGGTGTcgtttttttaatctgtaagGTGATTTCCGTCAACGTGACACAAATCccatgcacctttttttttcatgcggTGGGGTTGAAAGGCGTGTTTAATGTCCATGTGGTCGaaacaaatatcaaacatatcaTCACTGTTTATTTTTCGGTAGCTTTAATGacctcaaagacaaaaagatggCAGAATTAAGCGGTTTcacttccgtttttttttctcttttagtttCTACCCTGCCCCTCCACAGGTGCAGAGAGGTCAGGGTGGAGTTGTGGTTGGCAGTTTTTACTTGAGATCAATGGAAAAGCTCCTGTAACCCTAAGCCTCAATGGCGCAcatgcttatgtgtgtgttcgtgcacCGTTCCTGCTCGCCCTTGTAATGTGTAATTGATGAGGCGATTGTTCGTAGGTAGCCTGAGGCCACAGGAGATCGAGCTCCTCACGTTACGGGAACAAGGCAGGGAAGATGGGCTCTAAGAAACAATGAAGCAGAACAGATGCTGTATTGACAAAGCCTCTTAAATATAATTGAACAAAAGAGAGTTTTAAGGAAATGAAAGGGACTCTTTCGTCGTCAGAGTACTGATAGCATTGGACTTTTAATAGTGCAGCCATGCACAGCTACTCATGCCCAGGGACTGGTCTGAGAAGATAGGTAGGTAACAATGACATGGAACAAAAGAAGGTGCTCGGTTTGTCCAGCAGAACTGGACCAAAACGTGCTTTCAACATTTGACACAATCTGGTTCTGTCCACAGTTCCTCTTCGGGAAAGAGTTCAGCATCAGTTTCCATGTTAGGAACAGTCTGTAATCTGTAGAG
This genomic stretch from Larimichthys crocea isolate SSNF chromosome III, L_crocea_2.0, whole genome shotgun sequence harbors:
- the pggt1b gene encoding geranylgeranyl transferase type-1 subunit beta; this translates as MAEEESQFEEFEQIDFLRDRHVRFFQRTLQVLPERYASLETTRLTIIFFALSGLDVLDALDVIDRNLMIEWIYSLQVLPTEDQSNLSRCGFRGSSHIGVPYSTQGPGVLHPYDSGHVAMTYTGLCSLLILGDDLSRVNKQACLAGLRALQLEDGSFYAVPEGSENDIRFIYCAASICYMLDDWSGMDIQKAIEYIRGSLSYDNGFGQGAGRESHGGWTYCAIASLCLMGRLEEALSQRELDRIRRWCIMRQQNGFHGRPNKPVDTCYSFWVGATLELLEVFQYTNFDKNRSFILSTQDRLVGGFAKWPDSHPDPLHAYLGLCGLSLIGEPNLRKVHAALNITQRAFQHLQQLQQTWRDSTGSCSRQH